One genomic region from Pempheris klunzingeri isolate RE-2024b chromosome 4, fPemKlu1.hap1, whole genome shotgun sequence encodes:
- the LOC139200386 gene encoding CLOCK-interacting pacemaker, which yields MPEEQPRLSGHSPCATSSKNAKDKSNSTTLQAMRSAKDADASSGRGSHCSSEKDSGYSDSSDWQQTDVEDQQSNKNQSGPATTPQPGQGNPGNPALRPAGHERPPVYIIKNMVLKEPDIIQKRDQLPKRTGSREMGSSGVSYRILLQQPSLSPATLKLHKPMSRMSSTSGKKINGAYLPILNSYPRIAPHPSKKPPDKTSSIDESQNLSKRVCTEHKGGDTPEQHLYKQPKLAALTSGLSCSSSTSDSVSSSSPTTVSSSQSATSGSSLYTTSSRLITRALHRNSTTSTCHRRFLNTVEILKQSGLLDITLRAKELQRQSNATERDIAQLRQHTELLCQAASNPSRSLSGVTAWEHLQRAMAESGSYPGLKILQKKQTLCHPDSASQPESISAGGANRPQTAENSEVPPSRRFATIPAPNRNCPVPQQSHSGQGRELVAGHECSEKVTFMPPDSSTG from the exons ATGCCAGAGGAACAGCCACGCTTGAGCGGGCACAGTCCTTGTGCTACATCCAGCAAGAATGCTAAAGATAAGAGCAACAGTACGACTCTGCAGGCAATGCGAAGTGCTAAAGATGCAGATGCATCCAGTGGGCGGGGCTCCCACTGCAGTTCAGAAAAAGACTCTGGCTACTCAG ACAGCTCAGACTGGCAGCAGACAGATGTGGAGGACCAGCAGAGCAACAAAAACCAGTCCGGTCCTGCAACAACTCCACAGCCAGGGCAAGGGAACCCTGGGAATCCTGCTCTAAGGCCAGCAGGGCACGAGCGCCCGCCCGTCTACATCATTAAGAATATGGTGCTTAAGGAG CCCGACATAATCCAGAAAAGAGATCAGCTGCCCAAGAGAACTGGGAGCCGGGAGATGGGCAGCTCTGGTGTTTCCTACAGGATCCTTTTACAGCAGCCAAGCTTGTCGCCAGCCACCCTCAAACTCCACAAGCCCATGTCTCGGATGTCCAGCACCTCAGGGAAAAAGATAAATGGTGCCTACCTACCCATTCTCAACTCCTACCCCCGCATCGCCCCACACCCCAGCAAGAAGCCTCCTGATAAAACTTCATCAATCGATGAATCACAGAATCTGAGCAAGAGGGTGTGCACAGAACACAAGGGTGGTGACACACCGGAGCAGCACCTTTATAAGCAGCCCAAATTAGCAGCCTTAACCTCTGGGCTGTCATGTTCCTCTTCAACCAGTGATAGCGTATCTTCCTCCAGTCCCACTACTGTGTCCTCAAGCCAGAGTGCCACCTCGGGGTCCAGCCTGTACACGACCTCCTCCCGCCTCATAACCAGAGCACTGCACAGAAACAGCACCACCAGCACTTGCCACCGCCGTTTCCTCAACACGGTAGAAATCCTCAAACAATCAGGTCTGTTGGACATTACACTGCGCGCAAAGGAGCTGCAGCGCCAGAGCAACGCCACCGAGCGGGACATTGCCCAACTCCGCCAGCACACAGAGCTACTGTGTCAGGCCGCCAGCAACCCCAGCCGCAGCCTGAGCGGTGTCACAGCCTGGGAGCATCTACAGCGAGCCATGGCCGAGTCCGGCAGCTACCCCGGCCTTAAAATCCTGCAAAAAAAGCAAACCCTGTGCCATCCAGATTCTGCCAGTCAACCAGAGAGTATTTCTGCTGGTGGCGCCAATAGGCCACAAACTGCTGAGAACTCAGAGGTGCCACCGTCTCGCCGTTTCGCTACCATCCCAGCCCCAAACCGGAACTGTCCTGTGCCACAGCAGTCTCACTCAGGACAAGGCAGGGAGCTCGTGGCCGGACATGAATGCTCAGAAAAAGTCACCTTCATGCCTCCTGACAGCTCTACTGGTTAG